A genomic region of Zea mays cultivar B73 chromosome 6, Zm-B73-REFERENCE-NAM-5.0, whole genome shotgun sequence contains the following coding sequences:
- the LOC118472172 gene encoding uncharacterized protein: MMSAWGASLVLVLDQIIQASGSFTSIILGSTRLLSSASRDQLTNRGEQNDNELQFKHFIEHLRSVELNLLLHLILQRFYSISYTSTHIKLHISRVLTRLVKQQRDL; this comes from the exons ATGATGTCCGCTTGGGGAGCATCTCTCGTCCTGGTACTTGACCAGATCATCCAAGCTTCAGGTTCGTTCACCAGCATCATTTTGGGATCAACTCGGCTCTTGTCGTCCGCATCACGTGATCAATTAACGA ACCGCGGTGAACAGAACGACAACGAACTTCAGTTCAAGCACTTCATAGAACACCTAAGGAGCGTTGAACTTAACCTTCTCCTCCACCTAATTCTCCAGAGATTTTACTCCATATCGTACACATCAACACACATAAAACTTCACATCAGCAGGGTATTAACCAGACTAGTAAAACAACAGAGGGATTTATAG